ACCTCTCATGGCCACACAATCGCAAAGTGGCTCCGGAGAACCCATAAGCGGCCCTTGTGGTCGGACGCGCGTTGGGCAGGCTCAGCAAAGCTACGCGCCGATAGGAAGCAGGGGGCAGGCGGAGGCGGCTGGACCATACCTCGTTCATCTTTCCGCATTCATCGTCTTCCGCGCGTGACTGCGGACGTCGCACGCGTTATGGTTACCTGAGGAGGCACATTGCCATGCACGCTCAGAAGATTCTATTTCCTACCGACTTTTCGACTCTCAGCGATGCCGCGCTGAAACACGCCACGGCCTTGGCGCGCGACATGGGGGCCAAGCTGATCATCGTCCACGTCGAGGAGCCGCCGGCCGCTTATGGCACGGGCGAAATGTATTACGGCATTCCCGATCCTGACATGCCGGCGCTGACCAAAATGCTCGAAGCGGTCGTGCCCGGCGATCCTAAGGTGCCCTACGAGCATCGCATGATCACGGGGGATCCGGCCGCCGAGATCGTGGCATTGGCCGAGCAGGAAAAGGTCGAGCTCATCGTGCTGGGCTCGCACGGGCGCACAGGTTTGGGGCGACTGTTGATGGGGAGCGTGGCCGAGGCCGTCGTGCGGCGGGCTCCGTGCGCCGTGTTCACGTTCAAGGAAAACAAGCCGGCGCCGGAATAGGCCCGAAATTGCGGGGACAGCAATCGTTGCCGGCGCTATCGGCGCAGCGCGCCGTGCGTGAGGCGCGTGATACGACCAGGCATCGCGGCGCGTGGCTGATGAACTGGCGCTCGCGGCGGAAGTCATGCTGCTCAGAGGGCCACGTGCCGACCGACGCTGGAAGCAATAGCGTTGACCGTGCTTTACGCTGCCCCCTATAATCCGGCCGTACTAAACGAATTTGGCATATTGCCTGCGGCCTTCCGGGGGGATGGCCGCTGCAAGGATTACCAACGTCGGACAGCGCAAGCTGCTGGCAAATTCTTGCAAGTGCCGATGGCCGGCTTGCCGTGCGGCGCCACCCAATAACGACGGAGAACACAGTCATGGCGACAGCATCTACCAATGGTCTGCACGAAGAAATCACCCAGTGCATCGGCAATACTCCGCTTGTCAGGCTGCGTCGCGTGACGGCCGGTTGCGTGGCCAAAGTCTACGGCAAGCTCGAGAATCTCAACCCGTTGTGGAGCGTCAAGGACCGCATCGCGGCCGCCATGATCGACGCCGCCGAGCGGGACGGCAAAATTCACGCCGATACTGTCATCATTGAGCCGACCAGCGGCAACACGGGCATCGGTCTGGCCTATGTCTGCGCCGCCCGCGGTTACAAGCTGACGGTGACTATGCCCGAGAGCATGAGCCTGGAGCGCCGCCGCATGCTGAAAGCGCTTGGCGCCGAGCTGATTCTCACGCCGGCCGCCGAGGGGATGCCCGGTGCGGTCCGCAAGGCCGAGGAGCTGGTCAAGCTGCACAAGAACTATTTCATGCCGCAGCAATTCAACAATCCGGCCAACCCCGAAGTGCATCGCCAGACGACGGGCGAAGAGATCTGGCGCGATACGGAGGGAGCGGTCGATATATTCGTTTCGGCCGTCGGCACCGGTGGCACGATCACCGGCGTCGGCGAATTGCTGAAGAGCCGCAAGCCAAGCGTGCAGATCGTGGCCGTCGAACCGACCAACAGTCCGGTCATCACGCAGCGCCGCGCCGGGCAAGAGCTAAAGCCTGGCAAGCACACGATCCAAGGGATCGGTGCCGGCTTCATTCCGGACAATCTGAACGTCGACCTGATCGACGACGTGATACTGGTCAGCGACGACGACGCCATGGAGACCACCCGCCAA
This genomic window from Pirellulales bacterium contains:
- a CDS encoding universal stress protein; protein product: MHAQKILFPTDFSTLSDAALKHATALARDMGAKLIIVHVEEPPAAYGTGEMYYGIPDPDMPALTKMLEAVVPGDPKVPYEHRMITGDPAAEIVALAEQEKVELIVLGSHGRTGLGRLLMGSVAEAVVRRAPCAVFTFKENKPAPE
- the cysK gene encoding cysteine synthase A, producing MATASTNGLHEEITQCIGNTPLVRLRRVTAGCVAKVYGKLENLNPLWSVKDRIAAAMIDAAERDGKIHADTVIIEPTSGNTGIGLAYVCAARGYKLTVTMPESMSLERRRMLKALGAELILTPAAEGMPGAVRKAEELVKLHKNYFMPQQFNNPANPEVHRQTTGEEIWRDTEGAVDIFVSAVGTGGTITGVGELLKSRKPSVQIVAVEPTNSPVITQRRAGQELKPGKHTIQGIGAGFIPDNLNVDLIDDVILVSDDDAMETTRQMAKQEGLMCGISCGAAAWAAIQLAKRPENKGKLIVVILPDLGERYLSTKLFPE